The segment ACAACCGTACCTCCCAGTGGACTGAAGACAAATATATTCCTAAAAGGTTTAATTCATTGCCTCAAAAGGGCCCAATATTTACAGTAACATTAGATAGAATAGTGTCATACATTTTAAGTGTAACTTATAGCTTGGTCTCTGTTGGTGTTGAAGGATTTGATTTTAATTGCAATCGTAATCCTTCCTAGTTGCGGGTCACTCTCGACAATACAAAGATATTTATCTCCAGGTGATGCAACCTGAATGTACCATTTTAAAGGTCAGCAAGGTTCCAACAGCTAATTAACCCTGAATGGACTTTGTTATGTAACTTGTGTCCTCATCATTTCACCAGTGACATTTCTCATTAAGTAGATCCGCAATGTGGACATAACAAGCTTCATTTGGATGTGTCCTAatgtgtcctttaaaaaaaaaagaagttcagTCAGAGATAAATTTACAAGTATATTTTATTGACGGTCATGATTCATTTTCACCAGGTCTGCGGAGGTACAAGTCTGTGGTTGCCTGTGCAAACATGCTCAAAACACTACAAAGCCTCTGCACTCGCAGTGCACAATGACATATTCATATAGAGTATTCAAATACATCGAATCCTTCtcatagatatatatttagaaaaatataaaGTCCCAACTTTTCAACTGATGGACAGAAAAATTGcacaacaaaaaccacaaagttCCACATATGCTGTGACACTGTTATTTGAGAATGAGCctattcaattatttattgaGCCATGTTTTTGTTCAATTTTGTCACAAAACGATTGAAAATATAAATTGGACTAAGTGCATCTGCAGTACATTTGGCATGCAAGGACATACCCAACTCACCCATTAAATGCAATACTGTGCGTGTGTATGAAAAGTGACAAAGAAAGCCAGTGAGCTTAATTGGGATGTGTCTGCTCATatagaaacgtgtgtgtgttcatgggggggggctgcttgaGGAGGAGCACAAATCCTGCAGCTTGGAGAGAGCAACAGCCCATCTCTGTCGTGTGTGTTTCACACCACAACGTGTTCAATAAACAAGATGTTGGGGCGAACAGAAATACTCCGGTACCTCGGAGCTGCTCGCGGTCTGACCTCGGAGGGACGCCAGAGGAGGAGCAAACAATAGGGCCGCTGTGTGTTTTGATACGGGGTAATTTAGGGCCGGGCGCTACTCCCTCGTGAGCTATTTGAGTCAGAGTGGAAAGCTTACGTTGAGGTTTGTTTGACTCTTATGTGACAAACACAGGAATCACAGTAAGCCATCCGTGCGTTGGCTTACGACTCTCCAGTTGAACTTGAAAAGAAACCATTTCAATAGGACCTCTTACTAaacttatttttaatgtttacacACAGTCTTGTTTAAATCCTTTAGTAAGTTGAATTATCTTGTTACCCCAGgattgttttctttaatatcAGCTTAGTTATATACTTATCTCACTCTAATATCTAGATAACAAGATACTCTGCCTTCTAAAACCAGATTAAACTATAATGAAAATCAATGGTAGCAAACAAGGTAGACCGACTTTTAAGTCTAATCCAATCACAAATGTGAAGTATTTTGTGTCCAAAGGGGAAGCATGATGGGAAAGGTTTGGGAACGACTGGTCAAGGTAAGGCATACTGTGTAATTAATACGGTCAGGAAATCTCTCATTTTGTGACCGACAGACATGGTGGAGTTTAAAGGCTTAAAACCATCTGTCAAgtcataattatttttaatCTCAATGACTCGACTCTTAACGAAGGCAATGGGAAGTTACAGTAATGAATGACcaaatgaggaggagaggagactcaTTACTTCCTCATTAATGCCAGATGCCGATGCCAATAGGGGTCAGATAGGAGATACGGGACGTCACTGGAGCAGATGCAAACTAAAGATTGGATCAAATATCCATCCTAAACAGATTTACCGTGTATGTTTGGGAATTGACCAGAAAGAGGCTCGCAGATGGGGACAGACAGCGGGAGTGCGTGCAGTCCAAACGCTACTGACTACTGAAACGCCGCTGACAAGAGGATGATGTTTTATACGTTGAAGATAGTTAGTTTGACACTGTGCAGCAGCTTTGAGGGGCGGATGTCTGGATAGGATGTGAGTTGTGAGGGCTTCCAAAATTCCCCTCGTCAGATAGGAAGAAAGCAATGTGTGCaatgcatttcatttcttttgttagATGGGTCAAAGATCTAAGGAAAAGGGCTGATTGCTCTTCTTAAGCTGTCACGTTTTTTCTGTAGAAGTCCAGAGTGACTTTGTAAAGCCTTTTAATGGAGCCTCTAATGCCTTGCGTCTCCCTGATGGGGTTTAGAAGAAGTAAACCAACCGACAGTCCTGTAAATATTAGCAGAGAGGAGGTCTTatagcatgcatgcatgtgtgaatgtgaacatgTGCGCTCGCTGATTTTGTCCACctgctgatatatatatatatatattttttccccatgtTTGCGTCATGAAAGTGATAGGCGAGTAAAAAACGTAGCGCATTGTTGCTAGTTAGAGACTTTTAGCAGAGAAGAAAACCATCCTCCTTAACGCGTCGGCGGACCGACGTGCCAATGAGTTGTAAACGAAGGCAGACGATTACGCACACTTGCCCACTGTACAATATACAAACAGCTCGGTAAAGTTAAACAAGACATTAAGAGCACGCAATGCATcaatagagaaagagagagagagagagaaaggggcccAGGTGCCCTAAACATGAGGATATACTGTAGTAGGACACACTATTAATCTATTAACAGTCAGCAGCTCCATGGTCCCATAGCTGGGGCTTCATCAGCTAACGGCCCTCATCTCAGGGCTTCAAAGTCACTCCCTAatccctttttttctgaaaaaatatCATGAGGTGTATTCTTATGTGCGGTTTCACATGAAGAGGCTTCTCTCACCGCAGGTTACTCTAAAGCAATAATCTGCAACATTTCCCGTTCTAATAAATGTCTTTGCCAGCCCCGGATGTAGCGTTAGCTCATCTGTAGCGTTAGCTCATCTGTAGCAACGCCCGCGGGCCCTGCCGCGCTTCCTCCACATCGATCGGCAGGGAGCTGTAGCGAGAGCAATTCAGTTGGATGGGcgctgtttattttttcttcaaacaaactCTAATGCAGTATTTTTCTTCACATGTTAATTATCATATCGTACCATAATAATACAACTACTGTATATAGCTATGCCACAAAAACAATGCTCCTTAGCCTTTTAGCATGATATGCTGTAAATAGTTGCTAGGTAGCCCGATTGGTTGGTTGCAAACTTGCAAGCTTGTGATAGTTGATAAAAACCATTATTACAGGTGTTCAGCTTGAAATGGGAAGCCTACATCTGTCTGAAATCAAGGAGTTATCAAAATCACAATTGGGATTGGTAAATTTGACAACATTATGTTGGTAAAATGTACATGTGGCTAGTTTGGTTAGTTTAGCAGGCCTAGCAACAGTAACTAAGGGAAACAGGCTCAGTGAAGGTTATGATTTGTGTTGCATTTTGGCAGTAAAAGCTGTTTGCTTGAAATAAACAGTTGAAGAACTGAATAGTTAACATAAGCAGTGACAGCCTCAATGGATAAAAACACAGACCAAAGTACCATTTACACTGTCTAAAAATCCgttaaagaaatgaaaatgtcgTCTGGCTACATTGTTTGGTGTCCAAAATGATCTCTTGGAAGTATGATGTAGTAACACCACAACAATTAAGGCGTAGCACCCAAAATGTCACCAAAATTAAGCACAGAGTAGCACGGATTACCACGTTAATCTCATCCATGATTGTGAAACCATCCTCACAGAACTGCTTGCAATTGAAACTTCTTTAGCCCCTCTTCTTCCAAAATCTTCACACCGCTGAGCTGGAGACCTGGAGCCAGCCCACGTCAGTGTAGGCCCCCGTCACATGCCAGTACACCGCCCCCAGCAGTTTGGTCCACACCATCTGCACCTCTGTCGGGAAGAACTCTGGGAAATCTTCAGACAACACCTCCAGCAACACACCGCTCAGGATCTGGGAGGAAAGAGGTTGGAGAAATAAACTTGATTGATACAGGGAAAGAGATCAAGATAAGGGCAGgtaaaagaaggagaagaataaTGTAAAGTGAGAGCACAGTGGTGGAAATAACAAATCCAAATCGCTCTGAAGGAAAAGTGGGTGAGGCGGGAAGTGGAAATTATAGCAGGACAGCATGAGAGCAGTGGGTGGACAGGACATGTGATGCAAAGGGAAAAGAACACAAGTGGCATGAAAATACAACACAGGTGGGGAGTGAGAAGGTAGTAAAGGACagcataaataaaacattgtttggATTCAAATGTAGAAGATGAGCATTGGTGATACCACCACCTGTTAGAGAGTTGAGACTAAACTAATGTGTTATTTCACACAGCAAATTTACCACCATCATGATCTTTTTCttaacaaaaaaggaaataaaaagaacCAAAGGGTTTAATCTTGAACATATGAGGTTAACAGTGTAGGGAATACACATTTGTCAGTTCAATGATTAATTCACAAAATTACCAATTAAATCTTAAAACACATTCCAAAGGCAGTCGGAAGCCAGTGGAGCAATGTGTCCTCTACACAGCTGCAGTGATGAACTGCAGGCAACATTCAAacttaaagaaagaaacataCGCTTACCCTCTTGAATACGACAAAGGCAACAATTACAACAATCATTGAAAAGTATGCAACCATATGGGTTAAATTAAACTCTCTAATTCTGTCTTCTCCTGCCTCTAATGTTAGCTCAGGTGATTCAATAACTTTTAGATGAGTTACGACACTCAAAGCATTAATATTGCAGCAAATAACTACTTCTTATACCAAGACACAGTGCAGAAATGTGTACCTGAGCAGAGGATGATGTCACtcttcccctgtgtgtgtgtgtgtgtgtgtgtgtcccgcaaCTTCTTCCTGCTTTGTTGTTGCAGCCAGGCAGCGCATGCCTTTTAGTGAGTGTGCCACACAATTGATATACTCCAAAGTGAATTGGTACTCTTTTACTTTACTGAGCACACTTCTGACCACACCCAGTATCATTGATACGGTGCAACACCATGAAAGGGAGCTAAACAAAATCATGTGGGCCTTAGTCAGTTTAAATAGGCAAGAGAAGACCCTGTGTTTTCGATTGGTTTCTAAAGGGTTCTATAATGATGAGTTGATAATTCAAGAGGCTGCCGCAGCAAGAAAACACTTCCACTGTGCCACTTAACTAGACAATTATCTTTGGGGACATTCATTTTGTTGCCTGGCCAATCAAGTGGCCCAAActataaaacaataaatctcCTAGCAGTAAAACGCTACTCATGTGGAAAATGTACCGAGTGCAATTGTTGAAAGTGATTCTTGGAAATATAGAAAATCTGTGATCAAGTCAAAGAAGAAGGTCGCACTCTGACACTAAAGAGGTCAAATTATAAAGGTCATCAAGAATATCAGAATATCCTGAATTTCAGAGATTAAGGATGTGGAAAGGTCTAATAGTATCGGCTGTATTATTCCTTGAAGTCACCTTGAAGTACATGGGTTCCACCTTGTGTTTGATGGCATGAGCCTTTCCCACAAGAGCCAGCACTGACGACACCTTCTCCGGGTCGTGGAGATTCTCCACCACTGTGTTGATGGCGTTCATCACCCTGCGGGCATGTTGT is part of the Pungitius pungitius chromosome 9, fPunPun2.1, whole genome shotgun sequence genome and harbors:
- the cygb2 gene encoding cytoglobin-2 yields the protein MSRRESPPPPSPPPQLLGVRSGEVEREDRPERAEPLSDAEREIIQDTWGHVYKNCEDVGVTVLIRFFINFPSAKQYFSQFQEMEDPEEMERSSQLRQHARRVMNAINTVVENLHDPEKVSSVLALVGKAHAIKHKVEPMYFKILSGVLLEVLSEDFPEFFPTEVQMVWTKLLGAVYWHVTGAYTDVGWLQVSSSAV